The following DNA comes from Papaver somniferum cultivar HN1 chromosome 4, ASM357369v1, whole genome shotgun sequence.
ATCAATGCATGTGGAAAAAAATGCTATCAAATAATGGAGCTTGAAAGTTCAATTTCAAGAGAAGATTGAGAGTGAAGTAGAAATTGTTGGTTTATTACAGCTGCTATGTGACTTATCTGCTTCTTTTTTTCCTATACTCAACACTGGAGGATGTAATAGAATGGAAGTTTGGCTTTGATTTTTAGTGTCAAATTGTTACTCCTCACTTGACTTGGGTGTCTTTTTCTATTTCACTATAAGCAAGTCTCGATCCCCAAATATTCTTCTCAAAATGTCTTTTTATGTATGGTCTTTATTTCATAATGGTGCTCCTTGTGCTTCCACTTTGAAGTATCTAATGAGAACTGGTAAAATGAATAAGTAAATTATAGCGAATGCTTTTTGTGTGCATCTGACCAAGAAACCAATAACACTTATCTCTGCGTtgtccaaaaattaaaaagatatgaCATTATCTCTTGGATAGGTTTGGCGCAAGTTGGTTCATTGTTGAAACTATGAAATATAACATTTGGAAATGGTCTATCAAGAAGAATAAAAATACATGGAAGAAgatttggagcttgcttcatttTATAATTTGGTTGAACAAATTGAAGGAGTTAATTATAGACTTTATAAAAGGCTAAGAGAACTGTAAATCAAATGATAATGTCTGTCAAACACTTTGTTCAAATTAGTCATTGCATACCAATATCTTTGTAGGATTCTTTTTGAGCATCTCGATATCTAACTAAAATTTTATTGTATGGAATGACTAACTTTGTACATTTCTTTCGGTTTTTTTCCAGACTTCATCGATTAGATGATGGTTAAATTTCAATAGAATTTACCATTTTGTTCTCTTAAAATAAAGGGTCTTGTTAACTtctatacatgttaaggtttactaaaacaacaatttcttgcattggaaacaagatttgtttgttttattgcattGAAAACAATAATTCTTTGCATTGGGAACAAAAATTATTGTTTTTTGTGCAAGAAAAACCAATTTCTAGTAGAATAAGACGAAAAAATACAATTtgcaaagaaataaaataattctttattaaaccttaacatgtatacgggtatacaagttaacaaaagcCTAAAATAAAACATGATCAATAGACAAGTCCTTGGATTCCCTCGACTGAAAACCTCATTAATACAAAAATtaaatgaaatttgtttgaaCAGAATATACACTACAATTAATATATAATGGAAAAATTCAAGTACTCTTGTAACGTCCCACACCAACCTTCACTTTTATTTAACTTTGTACACTAGTAAATAAAATGTCAACTCATTTAATATTTTCACAACTGAAATCTCTTAGAGATTACACCTCTTTAATTGCGATTTGCCATTTTTTCATTTGCTTTAATTTTCTACTGTCTTATTCTCATCGCTCCTCTTTTTCCTTCCATTTCTCTGCTTATATAAGAGGTGTTCTTATTACTTGGAAAATTACCTCTGCCCATTTGCAATTCAAAAGAAGAGTCAGAAGCTCATATATAGTAATCAAGCATGGATCTGAACCAGTCAGTTCATCACTATCGATGTTCTTCCCCAGCTCCAATTGCGCAAGTTCATAACTTCATGCATGTATCTTCTCCCATGATTTCTCTTAATAACATTCATCGGCAGTACTCTCCAAATAATGAGGTAAGAATATGTTGTGAACTATAGCTATAAACTTAACCAGGAAACACTTTATATTTGCATGAGATTGACTCTCATAAGGACTAATCCATAAAAAATGTACACTTACGTTCCTTAGATTTTGTTAATATGTGCCAACATGAATGTAGATGGGAGAAGAAAATCTGCAGTCTCGTGTGCTACAATTGCAAAGGCAAAACTTACAGTTATTCTGGCATCAACAAATACTAGAAATCGATCAACTTTCAggtgaaaaaaaatatttttgtttttatgaatTCCATACATCCTTTAATGCTTATTTCATTGTGATTTTTTGAAAATTATCTCACACCTTTGATTTACTTTGTTATATTTTCTTTCTTGGTTTGGTAGACTTCaaacaacataatcttcccctTGCAAGGATCAAAAGGATAATGAAATCTGACGAAGATGTCAAGGTCAGATAACATTCTCTCTGTCTTTTAGGTTAAGAAAAATATTGATTCCataaaaatttatcatttttttttcttggttttaCCTCTTATAATACACTCGAAACATTAACTAAATTGTGATGATATGCATGCATCATATACAAGTGTACATGTGGAATTCTGCCTATCTAATACGAAAATCAAATCTGAAAAATACGACACTCTCACCTCACTGTTACTGATAACTCCGCTTTTATATATGGGACAAAGGAAATATCGCCCCATGCTGGTAACAATTAATAGAAAATCCTTCAATGTAAACCAAGTAATAAATTCCCCAAAATAGAAACCATCTTTCTTTCTCCCCGAATGGGAAACTACAGTTGGGAATGTTGGAAATAATTCAAGTGTGTAGACAATATgtaaagtaaagaagaaaaaaagtcccAAAATCATAAGACTAGTAAACCGTGACCCGCACTTTGATTGAATCATGCGAGCCTCTcggaaaaaaatttaaatttaaaacaGTCGGTTTTGGCAATGTAATCTCTCAGTTCGGGAAACATTTTTTGGTCAGGTCAGGTGGTTTCATTTGTATTTGGGCCATCAGGAAACCATAAATAGGCCCAATAAATTAGCGTTGAATCACATAATGtcaatttgaatttgtgaatGCTACAATATTAAACAGATGATAAGTGCGGATGCACCCGTACTATTCTCCAAGGCTTGTGAACTCTTTATCTTAGAGCTCACACTCAGGTCATGGTTGAACACCGAAGAAAGTAGAAGAAGAACTCTTCAGAGGATCGACATTGCCAATGCTGTTAACCGTGGAGAAGTTCTTGACTTCCTCGTCGACGTTGTCCCAGCCAACGATTCTCAGGTATATTTTTGAAATTACCCATATGCTGTCATTCTATTTCTTTCATAGGCCATAATAATAAATAAGCATATGCATGTTCATGGTTGTAGGATGAAGAGTGCGAGAAAAACTGTGGAGGAGCTGAATTGTCTCCCTCATCAAATGGACTCATGAATTTCGCTGTTTCCGATCATCAGTTTTAGCTGAATCGATCTACTATCTATTCTAGTAATTAAAGGGTACGTATATGACAAGTAAAAagtaaaagcccaactgattgtCTGATTGATGATTTCATAAAGCCCATATTAGTGCAGCCCACATTCGAGGGTTTTGGCGAGAatccaaggaaaaaaaaaacactgcaaaaaaaaaaaacaacgatcAGGCATTGCATCTGATGTACATTTTCCATGTTTTCCTTTTCAGTTAATAAATATGCGACCATCATCGCCATCAATTTCAGGTGAAAAATCTGCCTGAGAGTGGAGGATAGAGGAATGGCGCTGGAGATTTCAGTCTTCCTAGTGATCACAAAGTGTTCTAATAATGTCGCGATACATGTAAAAGCTTTGGACTATGGATCATCAATATAAAAAATCTTTTTTAATTCGCAAATGTTAGTTTGTTAATAGTGTTAACTGTTATGTTACACATGCATGCTTAATTTTGGACTTTGCCAAGCTAAGATTGTTAAAAGTAGTCCCCATTGTCCAAGTTCATTGGCTTTGTAACAAGCCTAGCCTATTATTTTCATTTGGgaaaaaaagtgatatttttacttttttatttatagaaattgaattattgtccttCCTTTTGATGGGTCTACACAATTATCTTTTAAAAACTTTTCAAATGTCCCTAATGATATAATTGAAATTTTCGTTAGAATTTTTTTCACCAACATTCTTTATTTAACCTTCCGTTCTTACTTCACCTTTTTCTTCCAATACAACAGTCGAGTCCCAACACCATTTCCATCTCTCCCACAACAACATCAGTCGAACCACCTCCATTTTTATAGCCGCTACCACAACCGGGAACGCCACCgtcaccgccaccaccacaaTTTCAAAGTGAGAGAGAATATATTTGAGGTAGAACAGATTTGAGATCTGCGATTGAAAATCAAACCaaacccaccaccaccatcttcatcgtcaCTAGCTCTGCATCTACCACCACCTTCGCCGTCGTTAACTGGTCCGCGATTCGATCCACAACTATAAACATCAGATGAAATTTTCTTCTAAAGattaattttcaaaatcaaattcaaatatgTCGAGATCTGATTTTAGCGTCAtcaaaaacaattgaacagataAGTATATCATTATCCTTGTAATCAATTCAACCAAAAATATCATTTGATCGATTTCAGATCTGAACTTTCTGGAAACGAAATTTTATTTGTTTCAATTGATCGATTGTGGTGGTTCTTGTTGGAATGATGAAATTGGATATAGAGATAGTGGTGGTTCTGAttgtttttggtggtggtggtggcggcggcggtgaaGATTAAGTGTGATTTTTGTTGCCTTTGGGACGGTGGTGGTGCTTGTCTAGGTTTGGGAACTTTTCAGAGACACAACAGTGGTGAAGCTACAGGTTATGATCATTTGttattgtttatatgtttttatgggatcaattatggttgttgatccaatttttttatggatcaactacggttgttgaccCGATTTTTTATggcatcaactactgttgttgataaaaTTGGAGATAGAGATAGTGGTGGTTCGGATTgattttggtggtggtggcggcagcgGTGAAGATTAAGTGTGATTTTGTTTCCTTTGGGACGGTGGTGGTGCTTGTCTAGGTTTGGGAAATTTTCAGAGAGACACAACAGTGGTGAAGCTACAGGTGATGATCGTTTGttattgtttatatgtttttatgggatcaacaacggttgttgacccaattttttatggatcaactacggttgttgacccaattttttatgggatcaactactgttgttgatccaatcAACTCCTATTGTCGACAACATTTTCTTGGATtaatataatcatgcttgtagtttaaatcatgtaaatttcttccaatgttgaacttgtggtgcaatggtagcatgactgactccatgtcagatgatgcgtgttcgactcacgccaagttcactccatttacacggatcaacttcttttttttttttggtcggcAAAGAAAAgattttattgatcaaaaaagaGCGTATAAATGAATTATTACCACCCTaaccaaaacaagaaaagaaaagtgcTAAAAACAAACTAATAGCACTTTAAGTAATGTCAAAGTAAACTGCACTCCAATTCCTCATTACTTCCTTAGCATCTACCtcctcaaaatctttgaaagCAAGAGCCCAAGTAAATAAAGTATAAATAACCTTATTAGCAACATCAATTGCATCATTTGGCTTATCAGAAAATACTCTACCATTTTTTTCTTTCCATAAACACCATATTATAGCAACATGCACCAACTTCCACACTTCATTCTTCATCTTGTCAGAGAATTGAAGCTGCCAAGCTTGCAAAGCATGCACAGTGTCTAAAGGCATTGCAAACAACCAATTCAATTTAGCATATAAGAAGTCACATACCTTTCTTGCAAACTCACAATGGCAAAGCAAGTGAGAAGTAGTTTCATTAGCAGTGCAAAACAAACAATTGGCTGGCACATCAATTCTTCTTCTTAACAGCATGTCCCTAGTAGGAAGTCTCCCATGAGCAATAATCCATAAGAAAAAACCAATTTTAGGAGGACACTTTAGACTCCAAATAAATTTAAAAGTTGCAGCACCATAAGGCTCATCAATCTCCAAAGAAAGTCTGTCATAAGAAGAACTGACAGAAAAAATCTTAGTTGAGGTTAAAGGCCAATAAAGTTCATCATCACAGCTAAGATTAAATCTGAAGGAATTTAGATCAACAGTCAGTAAGTTGAGATCAATTCTAGCAGCATTATTTAATCTTCTAGGAACAAGCAAATTCCAGAAACAGAAACACCATTCACCAATCCCACTTCAGCCACACAAAAGTTCTTAGCTCTTGACACAACAAAAAGATTTGGATAGCAAGATTTTAAAGGATGCTCATAAAGCCAATTATCATTCCAGAACCTTACCAAAGAGCCATTATTCACTTTCAATCTTACATACTTCAAGAAAATACTGTTGGATTTCATGATAGCTCTCCAAACAGATCTCCCATAAGTGCATTTTGGAATATTAGGAGACCAAATAACATCACCAAAGCCATACTTTTCAGTCACAATTTTCTTCCAAAGAACATCATCTTCAGTGGCATACCTCCAAGACCATTTACCAAGTAAAGATTGATTTGTCATCTTCAAATTTTTTATTCCTAATCCACCAAACTTCTTCTTCCTGCATAAAGCCCTCCATTTGATAGGATGaatctttcttttccttttattaTCATTCCACAGAAATCCCTCATTATCTTCTCCAACTTCTTAATCACAGAAATAGGCATCTCAAACAAGGACATATAATAAACAGGTAGACTTGCTAGAATACTGTTAATCAAAGCAATCTTACCAGctcttaaaagaagaattttatgCCAACCGGGAAGCCTAGCAATGAACTTATCCACCACCCTGTCCCATTTAGCTACTCCACCACATTTATCACCTAAAGGAAGACCCAAATAAGTTGTTGGTAAGCAACCACTGTAACAACCCAACAGAGAAGAAAAAACTGTCAAATCCCCATCATAACCAACACAAAAAATTTGGCTTTTAGCAAAGTTTATCTTCAAACCAGTAAGCATTTCAAAAGAAAGGAGAATAAGCCTAAGATTTTTAACTTGTTCAACATCAGCATCAAGAAAAATTAATGTATCATCTGCAAACTGAAGATGACTAACAAGTAAACCATCATTTTTAACTTGAAAACCAGAGATTAAACCTTGTTCTTGAGCTCTCTTGATCATGTAAGTTAAAgcttcaccaaccaaaagaaataaGAAAGGTGAAATTGGGTCACCTTGTCTTATACCTTTCTTGCTTTTGAAATAACCTGTGGCACTACCATTCACAAGAATAAAAAATCTAGTATATTCCACACAACATCTTATCCATTGTCTCCACTTAACTCCAAATCTCATAAGCTGAAAAATTTCATCAAGAAAATCCAATTTACATGATCAAAAGATTTTTCAAAATCAACTGTGCATAAAATACTTGGTTTTCCACTTCTTAGCCTTGAATCAATAAGCTCATTAGCAACAAGAACCCCATCCAAAATCCGTATCTTCTTGACAAAAGCAGATTGATGCTGAGAAATAATAATTAGAAGTGTTTTCTTGAATCTTTCAGCAAGAATTCTGGACACAATCTTATAATCTTCATGAATTAAACTGATTGGCCTTAAGTCTTTAATTTCCTCAATAGTGTCTTTTTTGGGAATCAAAGCTATGAAAGTATTTTTTAATCTCCAATCAAGAAAAGATTTTTCCTGCAGTTCCTTAACAATATTCAAGAAATCATGCTTAATAAAGTCCCAACATAAAAGATAAAATCTCACAGGGAACCCATCTAGTCCTGGAGTTTTATTTTGACCCAAATTTTTGATAGCAAATAAGCATTCTGCCTCATCAATATCACTTTCTAACCAAGTACTCATATCTGCAGAAATAGTTGGAAACTACATAACTTCCATACTTACAGTTCTATGAGATTGGGTTTGGAAAATATTTTGAAAGAAAGCCACAATTTCATTCTTGATCACATTCTCATCTGAGGTAATACTGTCATTGACTTTAATAGAACCTATGAAACTCCTTCTTCTCTTGTCATTGGAAATTCTATGGAAGTAATTAGTGTTGTGCTCAAAATTCTTAATATAAGTTACTCTTGCTCTACTTCTCATCTTCTCAGCATTAAGGATTATAAGCTTGCACTACTCTTGTCTTGCATTAAGTCTTGTTTCCCACTGATCTTCTGTAAGGCCATTATTAGAATTCTCCAAAGCATCCAAATCAACAAAAACGTCTTCCAATTCCTCCAACCTTATGTCAAGATCTCCAAATTGTTGTTTGCTCCAATCTTTCAACTTTGGTTTTAAAAGCTGCAACTTTTACAGAAGATAAATCCCGCACTACCGGAAACAGAAAAAGACAAACACAGATCTTTGACAAAATCAAGAAAATTTGGGTGAGAAAACCAGAAATACTCACAGCGAAATGGAGATGGTCCATGCTTCACACCTTCACAAACTAAGGCAATTGGATTATGATCAGAGCAGGGTCTAGTAAGAGCTTGCTGAATTACTTGTGGGTAAAAATTTTCCCAAGCAGGAGAAACAAAGATTCTATCAATTCTGCTTCTGATAGTTTGAGACTGATTATTAGTCCATATATAAGTTGCACCAATCAATGGAAGATCAATCAATCTATGCCGAGAGATGCAATTATTAAACTTTCTCATACCAGCAGTAGCAACACCATCTGAAGTTCTTTCATGTAAAAAACTTATCTAATTGAAATCACCACCTAAAACCCAAGGAAGCTGCCAGAAACATCTAACTTCCTCAATTTCTCTCCAGAATAAATTAACTTCATCAACATTATATGCACATGGTGCATACACGCCTGTGAACATCCATTCAAAGGAGTTAGCAATAGTTTTGCACATGGAATATGGCCCAATGAGAGAATCAATAACCTCCACTTTTGAAGAATCCCACAAACACAAGATGCCTCCAGAACTCCCTTGAGAAGGAGAGTCTAACCATTTAACTGAATTCTTACTCCAACATTGCCAAACTAAAAGATCATTACATTGCTGAATTTTGGTTTCTTGCAAACACACAATGGATGGCTTCCAATAATTTATCTTCTTCTTGACTATATCTCTTCTATTTAAATCATTAAGACCCCTAATATTCCAATTTATAATTTTGAAATCCATAAAAATTTTAATACCTGAAAACCATACCAGAAGAATCTAAGATGCATTCCTATGCACCAAATTGAAGGTATGCAGATGCAATCTCAGCGTGTCCATCATAGTTTCATCAATTTCTTCCTGTGAAACCTTGAAGTGAATACCAATCATTGGGAAAATTGAAATCATCTGCATTAAGACTTTTTCAAAATCCCTTCTTCAAATGGGATCAATTTCAATTTTAAAGTACTCCATTTCTCAGATGTATTTAGAAAAAAATTAAATCGTTTTGGCTGATTGGGAGTTTTTTTCTTTGGAGAGACTATAACTGCCATCGAAGAAGAAGATTCCTCAGATGAATCAATCATTTGCAAATACGGGATTGAAACAGCTGTTTTCAGATATTCATTCACTTCATCCTCATTCTGAAAATTAGGTAATAGAGCCGTTGTAGCCTCAGAATTTGTTGAAGAGTTTAAATTTGAATTAGCTGCTACACGTGTAGAGAGAACATGGCTATCCAAGTTACCCAAAGTAGTATCAGATGTTGGAGCACCCGAATCCATATCCGATTTCGTGATTCGCTTTCCATTTGAATTGGAGgtaaattcaaaatttgaatttgaattatctgtaaaaaactttcctttttcaacCAGAGAGAATTTTTCCTGAACAAATTCTTCCGGTGAGAATCATGGGGTCTAAGAATATTGCGAGGGATCTTCGGCCATTCCACATTGAGTTGCAAATTTGTTAGCGTATTTTTCAACTGGAGTTACAAAGACCATCTTTTGAACTATAATCTTGTGATGAGATTGATCAAAACAACCATCAATTATAGTAAACTGAGAAATCAACACTGGAAAAGAATAAGAGCCAAATCGAAAAACGAAGGAAGTATTAAGACCGTTGAAATTCTTAACTTTAATTATAATGGCTGATGCATTACTTCAAGTTAATGTAGTTTCATGTATCTCCAAAAGACCACCAAAAAGTGAACCCAATTCTT
Coding sequences within:
- the LOC113273854 gene encoding nuclear transcription factor Y subunit C-1-like; the encoded protein is MDLNQSVHHYRCSSPAPIAQVHNFMHVSSPMISLNNIHRQYSPNNEMGEENLQSRVLQLQRQNLQLFWHQQILEIDQLSDFKQHNLPLARIKRIMKSDEDVKMISADAPVLFSKACELFILELTLRSWLNTEESRRRTLQRIDIANAVNRGEVLDFLVDVVPANDSQDEECEKNCGGAELSPSSNGLMNFAVSDHQF